In one window of Nocardioides sp. DNA:
- a CDS encoding NAD-dependent deacylase — protein MRIVVLTGAGISAESGVPTFRDADGLWEGYDPAVVATPQAYAQDPDLVQRFYDERRAALKRVEPNDAHRALARLGQALQDDLYLVTQNVDDLHERGGSPQVHHMHGQLRSARCAGCGARHEWEGALGHRPGCPSCSRTLLRPDVVWFGEMPLAMDDIFERLDTCDLFVAIGTSAQVYPAAGFVHFAAGAGAATLELNLDATGTSGDFRQSRRGRATALVPQWVDEVLG, from the coding sequence ATGCGCATCGTCGTCCTCACCGGAGCCGGCATCTCCGCCGAGAGCGGGGTGCCGACCTTCCGCGACGCGGATGGGTTATGGGAGGGCTACGACCCTGCGGTGGTCGCGACCCCGCAGGCGTACGCCCAGGACCCCGACCTGGTGCAACGGTTCTATGACGAACGCCGGGCGGCCCTCAAGCGGGTCGAGCCCAACGACGCGCATCGTGCGCTGGCTCGGCTCGGCCAGGCCCTGCAAGACGATCTCTACCTCGTCACCCAGAACGTCGACGATCTTCACGAGCGTGGCGGCTCGCCGCAGGTGCACCACATGCACGGCCAGTTGCGCAGCGCTCGCTGCGCTGGTTGCGGAGCCCGGCATGAATGGGAGGGCGCATTGGGACACCGTCCCGGGTGCCCGAGTTGCAGTCGTACGTTGCTGCGACCCGATGTGGTCTGGTTCGGTGAGATGCCGTTGGCGATGGACGACATCTTCGAACGCCTCGACACCTGTGACCTCTTCGTGGCGATCGGGACGAGCGCGCAGGTCTATCCAGCGGCCGGTTTCGTGCACTTCGCGGCGGGGGCTGGCGCGGCGACCTTGGAGCTCAATCTCGACGCGACGGGAACGAGTGGCGACTTCAGGCAGTCGCGGCGAGGCCGAGCGACCGCGCTTGTGCCGCAATGGGTGGACGAAGTACTGGGCTGA
- a CDS encoding DUF4333 domain-containing protein: protein MRSGRRHRRQPPRQKLLSPTRLAKQVRARYQKKGLKVTCPQGLAGQAGATSDCEATDGSKLVGVRATATDARGGFDVLPFLGADAVVDTIAGSLEMQGYTGVTGHCDGELIGEVGAHQDCEVTTSGGTTPVNVDVTKVEGLTIDFTFKG, encoded by the coding sequence ATGCGCAGCGGCCGGAGACATCGCAGACAACCGCCTCGCCAGAAGCTTCTGTCGCCCACCCGCCTCGCCAAACAGGTCAGGGCCAGATATCAGAAGAAGGGCCTGAAGGTCACCTGCCCCCAGGGCCTGGCCGGCCAAGCCGGCGCGACCTCGGACTGCGAGGCGACCGACGGCAGCAAGTTGGTCGGCGTCCGGGCGACGGCCACAGATGCCCGGGGTGGATTCGACGTACTGCCGTTCCTCGGCGCCGACGCCGTGGTGGACACCATCGCCGGCAGCCTGGAGATGCAGGGCTACACCGGAGTCACCGGCCACTGCGACGGCGAGTTGATCGGCGAGGTCGGCGCGCATCAGGACTGTGAGGTCACGACGAGCGGCGGTACGACCCCGGTCAACGTCGACGTGACCAAGGTCGAGGGACTCACCATCGACTTCACGTTCAAGGGCTGA
- a CDS encoding alpha/beta hydrolase: MTPLLLLHGVTHSARAWDDVAPLLPEFDLIIPTATGHRGGRPRTQPVTLSGLVDEVEQLLDHRGLGAVHLAGNSMGGWMAIELARRGRALSVCAFSPAGCWTPGAADKTIATEQIRSKVALARRFSAVAPLAMRLGFVRHLGMRIAAEHGERLTARQAIGMLQDLEGCTATEDMLNTTESVAPLDPLPCPITLAWSEHDRLFPPEVNGVTAQQLMPAATYVVLPGVGHCPMIDDPALCAETIRAGIEMAQ, encoded by the coding sequence ATGACCCCGCTCCTGCTCCTGCACGGAGTCACCCATTCGGCGCGTGCGTGGGACGACGTCGCCCCGCTTCTGCCCGAGTTCGACCTGATCATCCCGACGGCCACCGGCCACCGCGGTGGCCGACCGCGTACGCAGCCGGTCACGCTCAGCGGGCTCGTCGATGAGGTGGAACAACTGCTGGACCACCGCGGGCTTGGAGCCGTACACCTCGCTGGCAACTCGATGGGCGGCTGGATGGCCATCGAGCTGGCGCGGCGCGGCCGGGCGTTGAGCGTGTGCGCCTTCTCGCCGGCGGGCTGCTGGACCCCCGGCGCAGCCGACAAGACGATCGCCACGGAGCAGATCCGCAGCAAGGTGGCACTCGCGCGCAGGTTCTCTGCGGTCGCGCCGCTGGCGATGCGGCTGGGGTTCGTACGACACCTCGGCATGCGGATCGCGGCCGAGCATGGTGAACGACTGACGGCTCGCCAAGCCATCGGCATGCTCCAAGATCTCGAAGGTTGCACCGCCACCGAAGACATGCTGAACACCACCGAGAGCGTTGCGCCGCTTGACCCGTTGCCGTGCCCGATCACCTTGGCCTGGTCCGAACATGACCGGCTCTTCCCTCCTGAGGTCAACGGCGTTACCGCCCAGCAACTCATGCCCGCAGCGACGTACGTCGTACTCCCTGGCGTGGGGCACTGCCCGATGATCGACGACCCCGCGCTGTGTGCCGAGACGATCCGAGCCGGCATCGAGATGGCGCAATAG
- a CDS encoding 1,4-dihydroxy-2-naphthoyl-CoA synthase has protein sequence MSAIEGVSDTFDPSAWDVVPGFEDLTDLTYHRARAHGTVRIAFDRPDVLNAFRPHTVDELLRTLEHARTSADVGCVLLTGNGPSPKNGKHSFCTGGDQRIRGKAGYQYETPGHDDAGAEPNPIDKARLARLHILECQRLIRFMPKVVVCLVPGWAAGGGHSLHVVCDLTLASREHARFKQTDADVGSFDGGFGSAYLARQVGQKYAREIFFLAEKYDADDGMRMGTVNRAVPHADLEKVGLEWGRMINGKSPTAQRMLKYSFNLIDDGLVGQQLFAGETTRLAYMTDEAQEGRDQFLEKREPDWTPYPWYY, from the coding sequence ATGAGTGCTATCGAGGGCGTTTCTGACACGTTCGACCCGTCAGCCTGGGATGTCGTACCCGGCTTCGAGGATCTGACGGACCTGACCTATCACCGGGCGCGCGCCCACGGGACCGTACGCATCGCGTTCGACCGCCCCGACGTGCTCAACGCGTTCCGTCCGCACACGGTCGACGAACTGCTGCGCACGCTGGAGCACGCGCGTACGTCCGCCGATGTCGGCTGCGTGCTGCTGACCGGCAACGGGCCCTCGCCGAAGAACGGCAAGCACTCGTTCTGCACCGGCGGCGATCAACGGATCCGCGGCAAGGCGGGCTATCAGTACGAGACGCCCGGCCACGACGACGCAGGGGCCGAGCCCAACCCGATCGACAAAGCCCGCCTCGCGCGGCTGCACATCCTCGAATGCCAGCGGCTGATCCGCTTCATGCCCAAGGTGGTGGTCTGTCTGGTGCCCGGCTGGGCGGCCGGCGGCGGTCACTCGCTGCACGTGGTCTGCGACCTGACGCTGGCCTCGCGCGAGCACGCGCGCTTCAAGCAGACCGACGCCGACGTCGGCTCCTTCGACGGCGGATTCGGGTCGGCGTACCTGGCCCGCCAGGTCGGGCAGAAGTACGCGCGCGAGATCTTCTTCCTCGCAGAGAAGTACGACGCCGATGACGGCATGCGGATGGGTACGGTCAATCGCGCCGTGCCGCACGCCGACTTGGAGAAGGTCGGCCTGGAGTGGGGCCGGATGATCAACGGCAAGTCCCCGACGGCGCAGCGGATGCTGAAGTATTCGTTCAACCTGATCGACGACGGGCTGGTCGGCCAGCAGCTCTTCGCGGGTGAGACCACCCGGCTGGCGTACATGACCGACGAGGCGCAGGAGGGCCGCGACCAGTTCCTGGAGAAGCGCGAGCCGGACTGGACTCCGTACCCCTGGTACTACTAG
- a CDS encoding NAD-dependent succinate-semialdehyde dehydrogenase: MTEYAVRNPATGELVRSYDTATDADIRAALDKAQDAYRTWGRTTTVAERAALVARVAELHNERVDELADLIVEEMGKPRDEAVGEVEFSAAIYQYYADNAEEFLKDEEITLLDGEGSAMITREPLGVLLGIMPWNFPAYQVSRFAGPNLCLGNTILLKHAPQCPSSSAAIEQIFKDAGFPEGAYVNIYATNEQIADIVIPDPRIQGVSLTGSERAGAAVAEVAGRNLKKVVLELGGSDPFIVLGTDDMDATVEAALAARLGNTGQACNAGKRFIVQEDLYDEFLGKFTAGITAGGKAPLSSLPAAERLAEQVTNATANGAELVTAGEREDAHYPFGVLTNVTRDSDSFYEELFGPVAMVFKVKDEAEAIDLANDTPFGLGSYVFTNDPEQAKRVASQIEAGMVFVNVVDADGVELPFGGVKRSGVGRELGRFGIEEFVNRKMIRIG, from the coding sequence GTGACCGAGTACGCCGTCCGCAACCCCGCCACCGGCGAGCTGGTGCGCAGTTATGACACCGCCACCGACGCGGACATCCGCGCCGCCCTCGACAAGGCGCAGGACGCCTACCGCACCTGGGGTCGTACGACCACCGTCGCCGAGCGCGCCGCGCTGGTGGCGCGCGTCGCCGAGCTCCACAACGAGCGCGTCGACGAGCTCGCCGACCTGATCGTCGAGGAGATGGGCAAGCCCCGCGACGAGGCCGTCGGCGAGGTCGAGTTCAGCGCCGCGATCTATCAGTACTACGCCGACAACGCCGAGGAGTTCCTCAAGGACGAGGAGATCACGCTGCTCGACGGCGAGGGCTCGGCGATGATCACGCGCGAGCCGCTGGGCGTACTCCTCGGCATCATGCCGTGGAACTTCCCGGCCTATCAGGTCTCCCGCTTCGCCGGACCCAACCTGTGCCTGGGCAACACGATCCTGCTCAAGCACGCGCCCCAGTGCCCGTCGTCTTCGGCGGCCATCGAGCAGATCTTCAAGGACGCGGGCTTCCCCGAGGGGGCGTACGTCAACATCTACGCCACCAACGAGCAGATCGCCGACATCGTGATCCCGGATCCGCGCATCCAGGGCGTGTCGCTGACCGGATCAGAGCGTGCCGGTGCCGCCGTGGCCGAGGTCGCAGGTCGCAACCTCAAGAAGGTCGTCTTGGAGTTGGGTGGTTCCGACCCGTTCATCGTGCTGGGCACCGACGACATGGACGCCACCGTCGAGGCGGCGCTGGCGGCGCGGCTGGGCAACACCGGTCAGGCCTGCAACGCGGGCAAGCGCTTCATCGTGCAGGAGGACCTCTACGACGAGTTCCTCGGCAAGTTCACCGCCGGGATCACCGCCGGCGGCAAGGCCCCGCTCTCGTCGCTGCCCGCAGCCGAGCGGTTGGCCGAACAGGTCACCAACGCGACCGCCAACGGTGCCGAGTTGGTCACCGCCGGTGAGCGCGAGGACGCGCACTACCCCTTCGGCGTACTCACCAATGTGACCCGCGACAGCGACTCTTTCTATGAGGAGCTCTTCGGGCCGGTCGCGATGGTCTTCAAGGTCAAGGACGAGGCCGAGGCCATCGACCTGGCCAACGACACCCCGTTCGGACTGGGGTCGTACGTCTTCACCAACGACCCCGAGCAGGCCAAGCGGGTGGCGTCGCAGATCGAGGCCGGCATGGTCTTCGTCAACGTCGTCGACGCCGATGGTGTCGAGCTGCCCTTCGGTGGCGTGAAGCGCTCCGGCGTCGGCCGCGAGCTGGGTCGCTTCGGCATCGAGGAGTTCGTGAACCGGAAGATGATCCGGATCGGCTGA
- a CDS encoding acyl-CoA dehydrogenase family protein: protein MSTSTKLPPLDPRDPAALNDLFSPDELAVAESVRQLCADHVDPYVADWFERGEIDDIRGLAREFGKLGLLGMHLEGYGCAGMTATEYGIACLELEAADSGIRSLVSVQGSLAMFAIWRWGSEEQKQEWLPRMATGEAIGCFGLTEPDHGSDPGSMRTRARRDGVDWVLDGRKMWITNGSVADVAVVWAQTDEGIRGFVVPTDTPGFSAPLIKHKLSLRASVTSELVLDGVRLPDSAVLPEVGGLKGPLSCLNEARYGIVWGAMGAARSSLMAAQTYAKERTQFGRPLGGFQLTQAKLADMHLEYIKGVLLAIHLGRRKDAGVLRPEQVSIGKLNNVREALEICRTSRTILGANGISLEFPVIRHMNNLESVLTYEGTVEMHTLVLGQAVTGETAYR, encoded by the coding sequence ATGAGCACCTCGACCAAGTTGCCCCCTCTGGACCCGCGTGATCCGGCGGCGCTCAATGATCTCTTCAGTCCTGACGAGTTGGCGGTGGCGGAGTCGGTGCGGCAGTTGTGTGCTGATCATGTCGATCCTTATGTGGCCGATTGGTTCGAGCGTGGCGAGATCGACGACATTCGTGGGCTGGCGCGGGAGTTCGGCAAGCTCGGGCTGTTGGGCATGCATTTGGAGGGGTACGGCTGTGCGGGGATGACCGCGACCGAGTACGGCATCGCGTGTCTGGAACTCGAAGCGGCTGACTCGGGGATCCGGTCGTTGGTGTCGGTGCAGGGGTCGTTGGCGATGTTCGCGATCTGGCGGTGGGGTTCGGAGGAGCAGAAACAGGAGTGGCTGCCCCGGATGGCTACTGGTGAGGCGATCGGCTGTTTCGGTCTGACCGAGCCTGACCATGGTTCGGACCCGGGGTCGATGCGCACCAGGGCACGCCGCGATGGTGTGGACTGGGTTCTGGATGGTCGCAAGATGTGGATCACCAACGGTTCGGTCGCCGATGTGGCGGTGGTGTGGGCCCAGACCGACGAAGGGATCCGAGGTTTCGTGGTCCCGACCGACACGCCTGGGTTCTCGGCGCCGTTGATCAAGCACAAGCTGTCGTTGCGGGCCTCGGTGACCAGTGAACTGGTGCTGGATGGGGTACGGCTGCCCGACAGTGCGGTGCTGCCCGAGGTGGGCGGGTTGAAGGGTCCACTGTCGTGTTTGAACGAGGCCCGGTACGGGATCGTGTGGGGTGCGATGGGGGCGGCGCGGTCGTCGTTGATGGCGGCGCAGACGTATGCCAAGGAACGCACCCAGTTCGGTCGCCCGCTCGGCGGTTTCCAGTTGACTCAGGCCAAGTTGGCCGACATGCACCTGGAATACATCAAGGGTGTCCTGCTCGCGATCCACCTCGGCCGGCGCAAGGACGCCGGCGTGCTGCGTCCCGAACAGGTGAGCATCGGCAAGCTCAACAATGTGCGTGAGGCGTTGGAGATCTGTCGTACCTCACGCACCATTCTTGGTGCGAACGGGATCTCGTTGGAGTTCCCGGTGATCCGGCACATGAACAACCTGGAGTCCGTACTCACCTACGAAGGCACCGTCGAGATGCACACCCTGGTCCTCGGCCAAGCCGTCACCGGCGAAACCGCCTACCGCTGA
- a CDS encoding CoA transferase yields MTLPLEGILVADFSRVLAGPLATQTLADLGARVVKVERPGAGDDTRSWGPPWTENSAAYFESANRNKESLTLNLADPGDLRLARELARRADVMVENFRDGALVKHGLDFESVSRDNPGLVYCSVTGFGSRGGRDLAGYDFLVQAMGGLMSITGHPDGEPTKVGVALVDVLTAKDATVGILAALATRARTGLGQRVEVNLLSSLLGSLVNQASSFLATGQSPGRMGNAHPSIAPYESLRCADGAIAVACGNDGQFVRLCSVLGSPHLSADPRFATNANRVLNRAALVASLEELLATNTATHWVTALTAAGLPAGQVGDLASAFELASSLGLDPLVDVGSQVPAQVRNPITFSATPVTDYRPPPRLGEHDDDVRRWLTTSRQEDHS; encoded by the coding sequence ATGACGCTGCCACTGGAGGGCATCCTCGTTGCCGATTTCAGTCGCGTTCTCGCCGGTCCGCTGGCGACCCAGACGCTGGCGGATCTTGGCGCGCGGGTGGTCAAGGTCGAGCGTCCCGGCGCCGGGGACGACACCCGCTCCTGGGGTCCACCCTGGACCGAGAACTCCGCCGCGTACTTCGAGAGTGCCAACCGCAACAAGGAATCCCTCACCTTGAATCTCGCCGATCCCGGCGACCTGCGGCTGGCCCGCGAACTCGCGCGCCGGGCCGACGTGATGGTGGAGAACTTCCGAGACGGCGCCTTGGTCAAGCACGGCCTGGATTTCGAGTCCGTGTCGCGCGACAACCCTGGCCTGGTCTACTGCTCGGTCACCGGATTCGGTTCGCGCGGAGGCCGTGATCTGGCGGGGTACGACTTCCTGGTCCAGGCCATGGGTGGCCTGATGAGCATTACCGGGCATCCCGACGGAGAACCGACGAAGGTCGGCGTCGCGCTGGTCGACGTACTCACCGCCAAGGATGCCACCGTCGGCATCCTGGCGGCGTTGGCCACGCGCGCTCGCACCGGCCTCGGACAGCGGGTCGAGGTCAACCTGCTCAGCAGCCTGCTCGGCTCACTGGTCAACCAGGCGTCGTCCTTCCTGGCCACCGGCCAATCCCCGGGTCGGATGGGCAACGCGCATCCCTCGATCGCGCCGTACGAGTCGCTGCGTTGCGCCGACGGGGCGATCGCGGTCGCGTGCGGCAACGACGGCCAGTTTGTTCGGCTCTGCTCGGTCCTCGGCTCGCCGCACCTCAGCGCCGATCCACGTTTTGCCACCAACGCGAATCGGGTGCTGAACAGGGCCGCACTCGTGGCTTCCCTCGAAGAGTTGCTCGCCACGAACACCGCGACGCACTGGGTCACCGCTCTCACTGCCGCAGGCCTCCCGGCCGGCCAGGTCGGGGATCTGGCCTCGGCTTTCGAGTTGGCCTCCTCGTTAGGCCTGGACCCGCTCGTCGACGTGGGCTCGCAAGTCCCGGCTCAAGTCCGCAATCCGATCACCTTCTCGGCGACTCCCGTCACCGACTATCGCCCACCCCCGCGCCTCGGCGAGCACGATGATGACGTGCGCCGCTGGCTCACCACCTCACGACAGGAAGACCACTCATGA
- a CDS encoding aldehyde dehydrogenase family protein, with protein sequence MITSSFNPRSGQVVATLPDADTDLVHIRVRLAQAAAPVLAASAPAVRREWLEAIARALEENQDELVALADAETALGVPRLTAELARTAGQLRFYGDVAVEGSYLGLTLDTATATTPSLVRLNRPIGPVAVFGASNFPFAFSVLGNDTGAALAAGCPVVVKAHPAHVGLSHRLADLAIEALAAAGAPEGTLTLVSGQQAGIDLVLADGIEAVAFTGSEAGGMAIWAAANSRTRVIPVYAEMGTVNPVVVTSAGMADFAAVAKGFVESFTLGNGQYCTKPGLLFAPAGREAAATIAEALLAAVPEPTMLTSGIAVGVGEGLARLQNAGAVVAGLVPGSGTGWYAPAAVLAAPISALSPGSDLLAECFGPVTLVVEYADTAELHHALTLLPGHLAATVVSGGVDDAEAGWLVETLALNAGRVTVGDWPTGVAYTWAQNHGGPWPATSYAKATSVGAAGLDRFVRPVTYQSVADSWLPEPARTGNPWRIPRRVDGRLIIPRAPRKTATPAASRTRKPRGS encoded by the coding sequence GTGATCACCAGCAGTTTCAACCCGCGCTCTGGCCAAGTTGTGGCCACGCTGCCCGATGCTGACACCGACCTTGTCCACATCCGAGTGCGGCTGGCGCAGGCTGCGGCTCCGGTGCTTGCCGCCTCAGCCCCCGCCGTACGCCGGGAGTGGCTGGAGGCGATCGCTCGCGCCCTGGAGGAGAACCAGGACGAACTCGTCGCGCTTGCCGACGCCGAAACCGCCCTAGGCGTGCCTCGGCTCACCGCAGAGCTCGCGCGCACGGCAGGCCAACTGCGTTTCTACGGCGACGTCGCGGTCGAAGGTTCGTACCTGGGGCTCACGCTCGACACCGCGACGGCGACGACTCCGAGCCTGGTCCGTCTCAATCGGCCCATCGGCCCGGTTGCCGTCTTCGGGGCGAGCAACTTCCCGTTCGCCTTCTCGGTGCTGGGCAACGACACCGGCGCGGCTCTCGCTGCGGGTTGTCCCGTCGTGGTCAAGGCACACCCCGCACACGTCGGACTGAGCCACCGGTTGGCGGATCTGGCGATCGAGGCGCTCGCCGCCGCGGGAGCTCCCGAGGGCACCTTGACCCTGGTGTCCGGACAGCAGGCCGGCATCGACCTGGTCCTGGCCGACGGCATCGAGGCCGTCGCGTTCACCGGGTCCGAAGCGGGTGGCATGGCAATCTGGGCTGCGGCCAACTCTCGTACCCGCGTGATCCCCGTCTATGCGGAGATGGGCACTGTCAATCCGGTCGTCGTCACGTCGGCGGGGATGGCCGACTTCGCCGCGGTCGCGAAGGGCTTCGTCGAGTCGTTCACGCTCGGCAACGGTCAATACTGCACAAAGCCGGGGCTGCTCTTCGCTCCGGCCGGCCGCGAGGCGGCCGCCACGATCGCCGAGGCGCTGCTGGCTGCCGTGCCGGAGCCGACCATGCTCACGTCCGGCATCGCCGTCGGTGTCGGCGAAGGCCTGGCGCGTCTCCAGAACGCTGGTGCCGTGGTCGCGGGCCTCGTGCCCGGCTCGGGGACCGGGTGGTACGCCCCCGCAGCGGTGCTGGCCGCGCCGATCTCGGCGCTGAGCCCTGGCAGTGACCTGCTGGCGGAATGCTTCGGCCCGGTCACGCTGGTGGTGGAGTACGCCGACACCGCCGAGTTGCACCACGCGCTCACATTGCTGCCTGGTCACCTGGCCGCCACCGTCGTCAGCGGCGGAGTCGACGACGCCGAGGCCGGCTGGCTGGTCGAGACGTTGGCGCTCAACGCCGGTCGCGTCACCGTGGGCGACTGGCCCACCGGCGTGGCGTACACCTGGGCACAAAACCACGGCGGTCCGTGGCCCGCCACGTCGTACGCCAAAGCAACCTCGGTCGGTGCCGCCGGGCTGGACCGATTTGTGCGACCCGTGACCTATCAGTCGGTCGCGGACTCGTGGCTTCCCGAGCCGGCGCGCACCGGCAACCCGTGGCGGATCCCGAGGCGAGTCGACGGTCGACTGATCATTCCTCGCGCCCCACGCAAGACCGCCACCCCGGCAGCATCTCGTACGCGAAAGCCACGAGGCTCATGA
- the gabT gene encoding 4-aminobutyrate--2-oxoglutarate transaminase, translating to MTQPQQQRILATEIPGPQSRKLHQRRQHELTDGLGITLPVFIDHAGGGILVDVDGNHLIDFASGIAVTSVGANDPDVARRVNEQLARFTHTCFMVTEYDGYVEVGAALNRLTPGDHHKKSLLVTTGAEAVENAIKIARSHTGRDAVITLSHAYHGRTLLTMTMTAKNVPYKQGFGPFAPEVYRAPSPYPLRWPTGPQNAGAEALAALEELITTQIGAGNVAAIIAEPIQGEGGFIELPEGYLAGVAELATKHGIVFIADEIQTGFGRTGDLFAVDRDGVVPDLITTAKALAGGMPLAAVTGRAEIMDSVPPGGLGGTYAGNPVACAAALAALEVIERDDLAGRARHIESIAKTRLQELVGEGSSVAEVRGRGAMLALEFTKPGTLEPAPEITKAVAARCHEQGVLVLTCGTFGSVIRLLPPLVIGDELLNDGLDVLIAAIKENS from the coding sequence ATGACCCAACCTCAGCAGCAGCGGATTCTCGCCACCGAGATCCCCGGCCCCCAATCGCGCAAACTTCACCAGCGCCGGCAACACGAACTCACCGACGGGCTCGGCATCACGCTCCCGGTGTTCATCGATCACGCCGGCGGCGGCATCCTGGTCGACGTCGACGGCAACCACCTCATCGACTTCGCCAGCGGCATCGCGGTGACCAGCGTCGGCGCCAACGACCCCGATGTCGCGCGCCGGGTCAACGAGCAACTCGCGCGCTTCACCCACACCTGCTTCATGGTCACCGAGTACGACGGGTACGTCGAGGTCGGTGCCGCTCTCAACCGGCTCACGCCCGGCGATCATCACAAGAAGTCGCTGCTGGTCACCACCGGTGCGGAGGCTGTCGAGAACGCGATCAAGATCGCGCGCAGTCACACCGGGCGAGATGCCGTGATCACGCTCAGCCACGCCTACCACGGCCGCACGCTGCTGACGATGACGATGACGGCCAAGAACGTCCCGTACAAGCAAGGCTTCGGTCCGTTCGCGCCTGAGGTCTACCGGGCTCCCTCTCCCTATCCGTTGCGCTGGCCGACCGGCCCGCAGAACGCTGGCGCCGAGGCGCTGGCCGCGCTGGAGGAGTTGATCACCACGCAGATCGGGGCCGGGAACGTGGCCGCGATCATCGCCGAGCCGATCCAGGGTGAGGGCGGCTTCATCGAACTCCCCGAGGGCTACCTCGCAGGCGTCGCCGAACTCGCCACCAAGCATGGCATCGTCTTCATCGCCGACGAGATCCAGACCGGCTTTGGTCGCACCGGTGACCTTTTCGCGGTCGACCGCGACGGCGTCGTTCCGGACCTGATCACGACGGCGAAGGCGTTGGCGGGTGGCATGCCGCTGGCCGCTGTCACCGGGCGCGCGGAGATCATGGACTCGGTGCCTCCTGGTGGTCTGGGCGGCACGTACGCCGGCAACCCGGTGGCATGTGCAGCCGCACTCGCGGCCCTGGAGGTCATCGAGCGCGACGACCTCGCCGGTCGGGCGCGACACATCGAGAGCATCGCCAAGACGCGCCTTCAGGAGCTCGTGGGCGAAGGTTCGTCGGTCGCCGAGGTGCGCGGACGCGGCGCCATGCTGGCGCTCGAGTTCACCAAGCCGGGCACCCTTGAACCTGCCCCGGAGATCACCAAGGCGGTGGCCGCGCGCTGTCACGAGCAGGGTGTCCTCGTGCTCACCTGCGGCACCTTCGGCAGTGTGATCCGGCTGTTGCCGCCGCTGGTCATCGGAGACGAACTCCTCAACGACGGACTCGATGTGCTGATCGCGGCCATCAAGGAGAACTCGTGA
- a CDS encoding PucR family transcriptional regulator: MGVLASHLGDNLILAAGSGWSARDITAVHVSELLDPTGYLSGGELLMTTGLQLPTSQLGCERYVARLVEADVSALALGLGPVHEHLPAPLATACRKAGLPLFIVPAQTPFLAVSKAYWAQVSHSATRDLRDVVSVQRTLVDAAITGDPVRAVLQVLVRALGGWAAVFSASGEVSRIEPPAAAAQAVEIRADLRRLAGVHTAASLATRDSTVLVYPLAVEGRVNGYLAVGSATPPDSSGRAVVLTATGILSIDAARRARMLSASAEAQRCVGVLLDEGFDAAARALASSLGSPLPTVLRLLAVRSASLRAVIDAVRHEAPSALVVPEDRRDAWVVLAAADGWPRRVLDAVRSADASATLALSAPVTPSETAPARARLFAFLAGAEPGQAQLPSESAVVDAPALLDTLSVEQRRILSAYLRHRGRWELAAKEAALARNTLRYRVDQIATHLAVDLTDPDVSAELWLALRSRG, encoded by the coding sequence TTGGGGGTCCTCGCATCGCATCTCGGCGACAACCTCATCCTCGCCGCCGGGTCGGGCTGGTCGGCACGCGACATCACGGCTGTCCATGTCAGCGAACTGCTCGATCCGACGGGATACCTCTCCGGCGGGGAACTGCTGATGACGACCGGGCTGCAACTCCCGACCAGTCAACTCGGCTGCGAGAGGTACGTCGCTCGCCTCGTCGAGGCCGACGTGAGTGCTCTCGCGCTCGGGCTCGGGCCGGTCCATGAGCATCTGCCCGCCCCTCTCGCGACGGCCTGCCGCAAGGCGGGTTTGCCGCTGTTCATCGTGCCGGCGCAGACTCCCTTCCTCGCGGTGAGCAAGGCCTATTGGGCGCAGGTCTCCCACTCGGCCACCCGAGATCTGCGCGATGTCGTCTCGGTGCAGCGCACGCTGGTCGATGCCGCGATCACCGGGGATCCGGTGCGTGCGGTGCTCCAGGTGTTAGTGCGCGCGCTGGGTGGCTGGGCGGCTGTCTTCTCGGCCAGCGGTGAGGTCAGCCGGATCGAGCCTCCCGCGGCTGCGGCCCAGGCCGTGGAGATCCGTGCCGACCTGCGTCGTCTCGCCGGTGTCCACACAGCGGCATCGCTGGCCACGCGCGATTCGACCGTCTTGGTCTATCCCCTGGCGGTCGAAGGTCGCGTCAACGGATATCTCGCGGTGGGATCAGCCACACCACCAGACAGCAGTGGCCGAGCCGTCGTCCTGACCGCGACGGGGATCCTCAGCATCGATGCCGCTCGGCGGGCCCGGATGCTCTCGGCCTCGGCAGAGGCGCAGCGCTGCGTCGGGGTGCTGTTGGACGAGGGTTTCGACGCCGCTGCCCGAGCCCTGGCCAGCAGCCTCGGCTCGCCCCTGCCCACGGTGCTGCGCCTTCTGGCCGTACGCTCGGCAAGCCTGCGTGCGGTCATCGACGCCGTCCGCCACGAGGCGCCGTCAGCTCTCGTCGTTCCCGAAGATCGTCGAGATGCCTGGGTCGTGCTCGCCGCCGCTGACGGGTGGCCGCGACGTGTGCTCGACGCCGTGCGGAGCGCGGATGCCTCGGCAACTCTGGCGCTCTCCGCACCCGTGACTCCCTCGGAGACTGCCCCCGCCCGCGCGAGACTGTTTGCCTTCCTGGCCGGCGCCGAGCCGGGGCAAGCACAGTTGCCCAGTGAGTCCGCGGTGGTCGACGCACCGGCGCTGCTCGACACTCTCTCCGTCGAGCAACGTCGGATCCTGTCGGCCTACCTGCGCCATCGCGGGCGGTGGGAGTTGGCCGCCAAGGAGGCCGCGCTGGCCCGCAACACCCTTCGTTATCGAGTCGATCAGATCGCCACCCATCTGGCTGTCGACCTCACCGACCCCGATGTGAGCGCCGAGTTGTGGCTGGCGCTGCGCAGTCGCGGATAG